In the genome of Pusillimonas sp. T7-7, the window CAATGACCCCACGCACAAAGCGCAGATAAGACGGCAGCAGCTGCTCGGCCTCGTCCATGATGAACACTCGTTTTACGTACAGCTTGACGCCGCGCCGCCCTTCGCGATCCCATAAATCCATGGGCGCATGCTTGGGAATGAACAGCAGCTGCGTATATTCGCTGCGCCCCTCGACGCGATTGTGCGTCCAGGCCAGCGGATCGTCGTAATCGTGCCCAATGTGCTTGTAGAACTCTTGATACTGCTCATCGGTAATTTCAGACTTGGGACGAGTCCATAGCGCACTGGCCTGATTGACCGTTTCCCACTCGTTTTTCTTGACCTGCTCGGATTTTTCGGCGTCCCATTCTTCTTTCTGCATCTGAATGGGCAAGGAAATATGATCGGAATAGCGGCGCAGCACTTCACGCAGCTTCCAGCCGTTCACGAACTCGTCCTCTTCTTCGCGCAAATACAGCGTTACCGAGGTGCCCCGATCCGCTTTTTCTACGGGAGCGATGGTGAACTCGCCCTGGCCTTCGGATTCCCACAAAATGGCGTCCGTTTCGTCGGCGCCTGCGCGCCGGCTTAGTACCGACACCTTGCTGGCCACAATGAACGACGAATAAAAGCCCACGCCAAACTGACCTATCAGTTGCGCGTCTTTCTGCTTGTCGCCCGTCAGTTGCGAGAAAAACTCTTTGGTACCCGAGCGGGCAATCGTGCCCAGATTGGCAATGGCCTCGTCGCGCGACATTCCGATACCATTGTCTGAAATCGTGATCGTGCGGGCGTTCTTGTCGTATTCGACACGAATGCGCAAATCTGTGTCGCCCTGGAATAGATCCGGATTGTCAATCGCTTCAAAGCGCAGCTTGTCGCAGGCGTCCGAAGCATTGGAAACCAACTCGCGCAGAAAAATTTCCTTGTTGCTGTACAAGGAGTGAATCATCAGGTGCAGCAATTGCTTGACTTCGGTCTGGAAGCCCAATGTTTCTGATGCCATGTTTGTGTCTGTTTGGGTCATTGTCTATCCGTGATTAACAC includes:
- the htpG gene encoding molecular chaperone HtpG; translated protein: MTQTDTNMASETLGFQTEVKQLLHLMIHSLYSNKEIFLRELVSNASDACDKLRFEAIDNPDLFQGDTDLRIRVEYDKNARTITISDNGIGMSRDEAIANLGTIARSGTKEFFSQLTGDKQKDAQLIGQFGVGFYSSFIVASKVSVLSRRAGADETDAILWESEGQGEFTIAPVEKADRGTSVTLYLREEEDEFVNGWKLREVLRRYSDHISLPIQMQKEEWDAEKSEQVKKNEWETVNQASALWTRPKSEITDEQYQEFYKHIGHDYDDPLAWTHNRVEGRSEYTQLLFIPKHAPMDLWDREGRRGVKLYVKRVFIMDEAEQLLPSYLRFVRGVIDSADLPLNVSREILQESRDVRVIREGSAKRVLSLLEDLAENKPEQYTGFWEQFGQVIKEGTGEDPGNQERIAKLLRFASTHNDSAAQTVSLADYVSRMKEGQDKIYYVSADSHAAASNSPHLEIFRKKGLEVLLLSDRVDEWMLSYLREFDGKSLVSIAKGGLNLDQLADEEEKKHQAEVAETFKPLVERLGKVLDGKVKEVRVTGRLVDSPACVVVDENELSPHLLRMLQAAGQTAPDLKPILEINPEHALIGRLQAAPDADFDEWALLLLDQAMLAEGASLAEPAAFVKRMNRLLLGDAA